TCTACCTCGACCCTCTCAAGGAGATGCTGACAGAGAAGAAGCTTTACGGGCTCATAGTCCTCGACCGAAGGGAGGCCACGGTGGGACTGCTTAAGGGCAAGAGGATAGAGGTCCTCGACTGGGACACGTCCATGGTTCCCGGAAAGCACAGGCAGGGAGGGCAGAGCAGCGTTAGATTTGAGAGGCTGAGGGAGATAGCAATTCACGAGTTCTACAAGAAAGTAGGAGAGATGGCCAGCGAGGCCTTGCTGCCTTACAAGGACAAGCTGATCGGAATCCTCATTGGAGGGCCATCCCCTACAAAGGAGGAATTCTACGAGGGTGAGTACCTGCACCACGAGTTGCAGAAAAAGGTGTTGGGGCTCTTCGACGTCGGCTACACAGACGAGTCCGGGCTGTATGAGCTTGTGGAGAAGGCGAAGGACGTTTTGCAGGAAGTTGACATTATCAGAGAGAAGAACCTGATGCAGAGGTTCCTTAAAGAGGTCGCTAGGGATGGGTTAGCTGCTTACGGTGAGGAGGAGGTAAGGAGGTACATTGAGCTCGGCGCTGTTGACACGCTGCTGCTCTCCGAAGACCTCAGGTACGAGAGGGTCAAGTACCGATGCCCCAAGTGCGGCAAGGAGGTTGAGGTGACCGTGAGGGAGGGCATAGAAAAGCCACCCTTCTGCGAGGAGGACAACGTCGAGATGGAGGAGGTTGAGAGGAGGGACATCGTGCTTGAGCTCTCAGAGCTTGCGGAAAGCACAGGGGCGAAGGTCGAGTTCCTCTCGACAGAGAGCGAGGAGGGTGAGATGCTTTACAAAGCCTTTGGCGGAATAGCTGCAATTCTCAGATTCAAGCCGGACGGCGGTCAGTGACTAACAAGTGTCAGCAAAAATGGAAATCCTTTTATTTGCAAATTTGGCGCATAAGAGCATGTTTGGAATGGAGCCGGTAACGTTTGCGAGCATCGGTGTGACTGTTGGCGTTCAAATCGTTATTCTGTTAATCTGGGGCTTAAGCTGGAGGTGATTTTTTGTTAGCCGTAGCCGTATTCTTAGCCTATCTAATAGCCATAGCCATCATAGCCTACTACGGGGCAAAAAGGACGAAGACGGTGGCGGATTTTGTTGCAGCGAGCGGTCAGCTCGGATTCTGGACGTACTGCCTACTGATGATCGGCAGCGTCTTCAGCGGAATGACTCTGATCGGCGTTGCTGGCCTGGCCTTCACCACAGGCTATGCGAACGTGTGGGAAAGGATAATTGGCCCGCCCTTTGCCATAGCCTTCGGAACGATTTTGATCGGTTACAAGCTGTTCAATCTCAAGGACAAAAATGGAATACTCACCATTCAGGACTATCTCGCTTTTCGCTACGATGATCCGAAAATTATCAGAATTCTCGCCGGGTTGATTTCGGCGGTAACCTGCTTCGTATACCTGATTGGGCAGTACACGGCAATCGGTGTGGTCAGCTACGTCGTGCTTGGAATTCCCTACTGGCTGGGGGCAGTCATTGCGGCTGTAATCGTCGTTGCCTACGTCATGAGCGGAGGGATGTTCTCCACGGCCTGGACAACCTTTCTGCAGTCCATTCTTATGCTGCTCGGCATTTACGTTACCGTTCCATTCATAATTGCCTGGGTTGGAGGGTTCGAGGCTATGAATCAGGCTCTGGCAGCGATGCCTGAAATACAGAACGCCACGAGAGGTGTGGCGGAGAACTTCATGTTTGCTAAGTATCTCAGCAAACCGTTCGCCCCCGCCTCAGTCCCACTCGCGGGCTGGGTTTACAACCTCACGCTCTTCGGTATAACTGTCCCACTCGGATTAATGGTCGCTCCGCACATCGTTAACAACATGCTGACCTTCAGGAAAATCGAGTACACAAGGTGGGGACCGCTGGTAATGTACGTAATCGGCTTTTCGGCAATCTTTCTCACGGCCCTTGCGGGGATGGCTGCGAGGGTTGCCTGGGCCAAAGGAATGATAGACATTCCCAGCCTTACCCTGGGGAGCATCGAGGTTAAGTGGTCGGACATGGCGTACCCGACAATAGCCAGCAAGGCCCTTCCCTACTGGCTTTTTGTCCTGCTTCTCCCAACAATTCTGGCGGGAGTGATGTCCACAACGGACAGGCTTATCCTAACTGCGGCGAACAACATCAGCTACGACGTTTTGAGGAACGCCCTTGGTAAAAATCTGTCTGAAAATGCGCTGAAAAAGGTCAACATGCTCGTTGTGCCTTTAATTGGCTTTGGCTCCCTCCTGATAGCTCTGTTCCCTCAGCAGCTCCTTGCGTGGTTTATCTGGGCGGCTCTGTCACTCATGACGAACTGCTTCTTTTTCCCAATAATGCTGGGATTGTATTGGGACAGGATGACCAAAAACGCAGCAAGGCTGAGCATGATTGCGGGGTTTGTTGTAACTCTTGCAACCTTCGCAATCTACGGAAAGACGATATACATAGCCGGCATTCCTGCATACTCTGTACTGCCGGGCTTTGTGGCCAGCTTCGTCTTAGCTGTCGGGGTTTCCCTGCTTGAAAAAGGTTAGGGCAATTCCGGAAAGGATGACGAACATGTATGCGTAAGCCTGAGTTTCAAGGGTTTGGTTCAGGAAAATTGCAGCGAGGGCTGTAGCACCAACGGCCTCCCCTATAACGCTTGCCGTGACGGGCAGAACTTCCATCTGCCTTAGGAGGTAGTTGAGCAGGGAGTGGCCTACCAGCATCGGAATTAGCGCCATGAGCGCGAGGTAAATCCAGGTGCTGGCAGGGTAGCCGAAAATCGGTTGAGAGGTTAGAAGGCACGCTAATAGCGAAAAAACTGCCGCTGAGGAGTAGGTCACGATGAGGTAGGATGGAAAGTCAACGCTCCTTGCAAATCTTGCGGATGCGAAGTAGTATCCGCCTGCAATCGCACCGGCAAGGGCCAGCAGTATTCCGTACAAGTCAGCCCTCGCATCGGCACCGCTTAGAAGGTAAACGCCAACCATCGCAATGAGCACACCTGCAATCTGATTGGGTCTGGGCTTTTCTCCCCAGAGATACGCAAAAAGTCCGGAAAAGAGGGAGTGCGTGCAGACTATAGTAGTGCTTACAGCAATTGAGGCGTGGAAGAGTGACTCTATCCAGAAGGAAAAGTGGAGGGCAAGGGCAAGTCCCGCGAGAACGGACATTCTCGACATCACTATCTTCCTGGGCCTGTAAATTAACAGGAGAAAGGGTATGGAGAGGGTAAGCCTCCAGAAAGCGGCGACGACTCCAGGGACAGAAGCGAGGAATGCAAATATTGCTGCGGAGGATACGGCGAGAACGGCCGTGAATAAAAGAAGGTAGTTGAGCATTAAAACACCAGTCCGCTAAGCCTTTCAAGCTCCTCCTTCATTTTCCTTGCTCTTTCCCTTGTTCTCTCCGTCAGCCATCGCATCTCCGGGTTCTTTCTGTCAATCTCCTCAAGTCTCCTCATGAATTCCTCGAACGTGCCCTCCCTAACCCCCATCGCGAGATTGTCGGCAAAGCTGACTATCTTCTCTTCAAGCGTTTCTGGCATGTAGTTTTTCGGTATAAGGCCGAGCTTGCTGGCTTCCTCCGCATTTATGCCCGCGCTGAAGTGTCTTTCCGCGATTCTTACAATCTTCTCGTCAACCCCCTCCTTCCTCAGTATTTCGGCGGATTTTATGAAGTGCTGGAACGGATCATGAGTTATCGCTCTGCCAATGTCGTGAAGAAGCGCTCCTTTTAAAACCGCATCCATGTCAACTTCGTGACCCTTTTTGCGGATATTCTCGGCAATCTTCATCGCAACTCTTGCCACAGTGAGGCAGTGCCTCCTAACACTCTCGTCGAGTTTGTATTTATCCCACAACCTCTGGACGTCCTCAGGTACATCCATCGAGGGGAGTGGGAAAATGGTTTATTTAAGGTTTAACAAAAAAATGAGAAATCACTCCTTCCTCGCTACAAACACGAGGGCAACGAAAGAGCCTACGAACAGGGATACCATGAAGAACGTTGCAAGCCTGTAAATGCTGCTCTGCCTGTTCAACTCCCTGATTTTCTCCTCTAACTCATCCAAGTCACTCTTTTTCTTCTGGAGCTCCGTTTTTGCTCTCTCAAGCTTCTTCTGAAGTTCTTCTATCTGCTGCTTTTGCAACTCGTTCTGGATTCCAAGCATTTTCGCTTTATTCTGCAGGTCTTCAAGCTGTGATTTCAGCGTTTCTATTTGCTCCTGCGAAATCTTCAGTTTCTCCTTGAGACTTTCAACCTCCTTTTGCAAAGCAAGGTTCTCCTTTTCCAAACTTGCAGCGTAAGCCTGGTAGTCAATGGTGGTTTCATTTACATCGATCTGTGCAAGAACGCTTCCGTCAGCGTACACCTCTTTCAGCCCCGGAGTGCAGTTTATACCTATCTTTACTTCATACTCCCCCGGTGTGGCGTTGATGGACGGCTGGAGATTGTCCACGAAGTACATGCAGCTATCGCCGACTGTTAGCGTCGCCGTATCCGTTACGTTGACGCTGACAATATCTCCCGGAGAAGCTTGGAGAGTTAAAAGGACGAGCAGGGCGACAAGAGGAATCATATTATCCCCTCCAAAACCATGTTTACCTCCTCGCCAATCCTCTCTATCTCTCTCTTTGAAATGTCCCTGGCAACTCTCGCGTGAAGCAGGACATCTGGGTTAACCTGCATCACGAGAACTCTGGTGTTCTCCCCGCTTAGAAGAA
The nucleotide sequence above comes from Archaeoglobus fulgidus DSM 4304. Encoded proteins:
- the prf1 gene encoding peptide chain release factor aRF-1, which codes for MSQKMMYEFKRKLEELEKYKGRGTELITLYIPPDKNIADVSNQLRSELSQASNIKSKQTRTNVLAGIEAILNRLKHFRKPPENGMVIISGVVNINGKEKHITEIIEPPEPVPLYKYHCDSKFYLDPLKEMLTEKKLYGLIVLDRREATVGLLKGKRIEVLDWDTSMVPGKHRQGGQSSVRFERLREIAIHEFYKKVGEMASEALLPYKDKLIGILIGGPSPTKEEFYEGEYLHHELQKKVLGLFDVGYTDESGLYELVEKAKDVLQEVDIIREKNLMQRFLKEVARDGLAAYGEEEVRRYIELGAVDTLLLSEDLRYERVKYRCPKCGKEVEVTVREGIEKPPFCEEDNVEMEEVERRDIVLELSELAESTGAKVEFLSTESEEGEMLYKAFGGIAAILRFKPDGGQ
- a CDS encoding sodium:solute symporter family protein produces the protein MLAVAVFLAYLIAIAIIAYYGAKRTKTVADFVAASGQLGFWTYCLLMIGSVFSGMTLIGVAGLAFTTGYANVWERIIGPPFAIAFGTILIGYKLFNLKDKNGILTIQDYLAFRYDDPKIIRILAGLISAVTCFVYLIGQYTAIGVVSYVVLGIPYWLGAVIAAVIVVAYVMSGGMFSTAWTTFLQSILMLLGIYVTVPFIIAWVGGFEAMNQALAAMPEIQNATRGVAENFMFAKYLSKPFAPASVPLAGWVYNLTLFGITVPLGLMVAPHIVNNMLTFRKIEYTRWGPLVMYVIGFSAIFLTALAGMAARVAWAKGMIDIPSLTLGSIEVKWSDMAYPTIASKALPYWLFVLLLPTILAGVMSTTDRLILTAANNISYDVLRNALGKNLSENALKKVNMLVVPLIGFGSLLIALFPQQLLAWFIWAALSLMTNCFFFPIMLGLYWDRMTKNAARLSMIAGFVVTLATFAIYGKTIYIAGIPAYSVLPGFVASFVLAVGVSLLEKG
- a CDS encoding DMT family transporter, with the translated sequence MLNYLLLFTAVLAVSSAAIFAFLASVPGVVAAFWRLTLSIPFLLLIYRPRKIVMSRMSVLAGLALALHFSFWIESLFHASIAVSTTIVCTHSLFSGLFAYLWGEKPRPNQIAGVLIAMVGVYLLSGADARADLYGILLALAGAIAGGYYFASARFARSVDFPSYLIVTYSSAAVFSLLACLLTSQPIFGYPASTWIYLALMALIPMLVGHSLLNYLLRQMEVLPVTASVIGEAVGATALAAIFLNQTLETQAYAYMFVILSGIALTFFKQGNPDS
- a CDS encoding TIGR00295 family protein; translated protein: MDVPEDVQRLWDKYKLDESVRRHCLTVARVAMKIAENIRKKGHEVDMDAVLKGALLHDIGRAITHDPFQHFIKSAEILRKEGVDEKIVRIAERHFSAGINAEEASKLGLIPKNYMPETLEEKIVSFADNLAMGVREGTFEEFMRRLEEIDRKNPEMRWLTERTRERARKMKEELERLSGLVF